One window of the Syngnathus typhle isolate RoL2023-S1 ecotype Sweden linkage group LG21, RoL_Styp_1.0, whole genome shotgun sequence genome contains the following:
- the LOC133145093 gene encoding kinesin-like protein KIF21A isoform X4: protein MGTGFDVNIGEDELGIIPRAVNHLFRGIEERRQAATEQGKPVPEFKINAQFLELYNEEVVDLFDATRDVEARRQKSSVRIHEDANGGIYTVGVTTRSVNSAAEMIQCLKLGALSRTTASTQMNVQSSRSHAIFTIHLCQVRMCSPDNDNAADNRQASDIDEFETLSAKFHFVDLAGSERLKRTGATGDRAKEGISINCGLLALGNVISALGDRSKRSTHVPYRDSKLTRLLQDSLGGNSQTLMIACISPSDRDFMETLNTLKYANRARNIKNKVMVNQDRASQQISALRTEMARLQMELMEYKTGKRMIGEDGMEGINDLVHENAMLQTDNNNLRVRVKAMQETIDAQRSRLTQILSDGANQALAKAGEGNEEIGNMIHNYIKEIEELRAKLLESEALNENLRKSLVRASTRSSLYAGPASFSPALEKEANDVIEMAKKDLEKLKKKEKKKKKRLRQSQQDDRQQDGSVIKEETPDNDQERGGNEAEVEGSDHEEVEDGDEDDSDSAGEETSEESGAEELDDKEDVQADLANITCEIAIKQKLIDELENSQRRLHTLKQQYEHKLVMLQNKIRDTQQERDKVLHNMGSVESCTEEKAKRIKAEYERKLSSMNKELQKLQSAQKEHARLLKNQSQYEKQLKKLQLDVTEMKKTKVALMRQMKEQQERNRATECKRNREIASLKKDQRRSEHQVKQLEAQKRQQELILRRKNEEVTALRRQVRPVSGKASRKVTLPEISEPFHRSAPGRPYSSGTSNGGRSSLIGRRYLSRNARVKWQSLERRVSDIIMQRMTISNMETDMNRVMKQREELTKRRERVSRKKTKMAAEAPPDAERSLTPLNEELESLNANIDYINDSIADCQANIMQMEEAKEEGDTVDVTAVVSSCNLSEARFLLDHFMTMAINKGLQAAQKDSQLKVMEGRLKQTEINSATQNQLLFHMLKEKAEINPELDALLGSALQENGDESSSDESNASPAADGSAPPSDLMKFCGDSRPRNKARRRTATQMELLYATAGDSPFDSPAGDFSGPLLPLADPDPGRESPSSISARSAGVFRSRSPISSAERQQLERSPLTRRKMQETPTATSGNAKTRALDESSVFDSHRGVISPIEPPKTSRAAKLQCVHVAEGHTKPVLSVDVTEDLLFTGSKDRTCKVWNLVTGQEIMSLADHPSSVVSVRYTSSLVFTVSNAYIKVWDIRDCAKCIRTLTASGQVATGDTCSSTRSFSIPPGESQINQIAINPAGSFLYAAAGNAVRMWDLRKFASTGKLTGHLGTITCLTVDKLGNGQDLVLTGSKDHHIKMFEVTEGAQGSIGSCHTLDPAHQESVESLALHGDFLYSGSKDHYIKKWDLASRRLLQKSVNSQTDWVSALGVVPGTLALLSGCRGGLLRLWHVDSLAPLGDIQGHDSPINGLATNSSHLFTASDDRTVKIWEAKGSLEDGVL from the exons ATGGGAACCGGCTTCGACGTCAACATCGGCGAGGACGAGCTGGGTATCATTCCCAGGGCCGTCAATCACCTGTTCCGGGGCATCGAGGAACGGAGGCAGGCTGCCACCGAGCAGGGAAAGCCCGTTCCCGAGTTCAAGATTAACGCTCAGTTCCTAGAG CTATACAACGAGGAGGTGGTGGACCTGTTTGACGCCACGCGGGACGTGGAGGCCAGGAGGCAGAAGTCGAGCGTGCGCATCCACGAGGACGCCAACGGCGGCATCTACACGGTCGGCGTCACCACGCGCAGCGTCAACTCCGCGGCCGAG ATGATCCAGTGTCTGAAGCTGGGCGCCTTGTCCAGAACCACGGCCAGCACTCAGATGAACGTGCAGAGTTCACGCTCCCACGCTATCTTCACCATCCACCTGTGCCAAGTTCGAATGTGCTCACCCGATAAC GATAACGCGGCTGACAACCGCCAGGCGAGCGACATCGACGAGTTCGAGACGCTGTCGGCCAAGTTCCATTTTGTAGACCTGGCCGGTTCCGAGAGGCTTAAAAGAACCGGAGCCACCGGCGACCGGGCCAAAGAAGGCATCTCCATCAACTGTGGACTG CTTGCCCTGGGCAACGTGATCAGCGCACTCGGCGACAGGAGTAAGCGTTCCACCCACGTGCCTTACCGAGACTCCAAACTCACCCGTCTGCTGCAAGATTCACTCGGCGGGAACAG TCAAACGTTGATGATCGCTTGCATCAGCCCATCCGACCGTGACTTCATGGAGACCTTGAACACTCTGAAATACGCCAACCGGGCACGGAACATCAAAAATAAGGTGATGGTGAACCAGGATCGCGCTAGTCAGCAGATCAGCGCCTTGAGGACGGAGATGGCCCGGCTGCAGATGGAGCTGATGGAGTACAAAACG GGTAAGCGAATGATCGGCGAGGATGGCATGGAGGGCATCAACGACTTGGTCCACGAGAACGCCATGCTCCAGACGGACAATAACAATTTGAGGGTGAGGGTGAAGGCCATGCAGGAGACCATCGACGCCCAGCGAAGCAGACTCACGCAAATCCTCAGCGACGGAGCCAATCAGGCGCTGGCCAAAGCag GTGAAGGCAACGAGGAAATCGGCAACATGATCCACAACTACATCAAGGAAATCGAGGAGCTCAG GGCCAAACTTCTGGAGAGCGAGGCCCTCAACGAGAACCTGCGCAAGAGCCTGGTGCGCGCCTCCACTCGCTCGTCGCTGTACGCCGGCCCCGCCTCCTTCTCCCCGGCCCTCGAGAAAGAAGCCAACGACGTCATTGAGATGGCCAAGAAAGACCTGGAGAAGctcaagaagaaggagaagaagaagaaaaagag ACTGAGGCAGTCCCAGCAGGACGATCGGCAACAGGACGGCAG CGTTATTAAAGAAGAAACGCCCGACAATGATCAGGAACGAGGCGGCAACGAAGCAGAGGTG GAGGGAAGCGACCACGAGGAAGTCGAGGACGGCGATGAAGATGACTCGGATTCGGCGGGGGAGGAGACGTCCGAGGAGTCCGGCGCGGAGGAGCTAGACGAcaaag AAGACGTCCAGGCCGACTTGGCCAACATCACGTGCGAGATCGCCATCAAGCAGAAGCTGATCGACGAGTTGGAGAACAGCCAGCGCCGCCTCCATACGCTTAAGCAGCAGTACGAGCACAAGCTGGTCATGCTGCAGAATAAAATTCGAGACACGCAGCAGGAGAGGGACAAAGTGCTTCACAACAtgg GTTCAGTGGAGTCCTGCACCGAAGAGAAGGCCAAGAGGATCAAGGCCGAGTACGAGAGGAAGCTGAGCTCCATGAACAAGGAGCTGCAGAAGCTCCAGTCCGCTCAGAAGGAGCACGCTCGTCTCCTCAAGAACCAGTCGCAGTACGAGAAGCAGCTCAAGAAACTGCAGCTGGATGTCACGGAGATGAAGAAGACTAAG GTGGCACTAATGCGTCAGATGAAGGAGCAGCAGGAGCGTAACAGAGCCACCGAGTGCAAGAGGAACAGGGAGATTGCATCTCTGAAGAAAGACCAACGAAGATCTGAG CATCAAGTAAAACAGCTTGAGGCACAGAAGAGACAGCAGGAGTTAATTCTTCGTAGGAAGAACGAAGAA GTGACTGCTCTGAGGCGGCAGGTGAGGCCGGTGTCGGGCAAGGCGAGCAGGAAAGTCACCTTACCCGAAATCTCGGAACCGTTCCATCGGAGCGCCCCGGGTAGGCCGTACTCCTCGGGAACGTCCAACGGCGGCAG GAGTTCGCTAATAGGAAGGAGATACCTGAGCCGGAACGCCAGGGTCAAATGGCAATCATTGGAGCGGCGGGTCAGTGACATCATCATGCAGCGGATGACCATCTCCAACATGGAAACGGATATGAATCGAGTCATGAAG CAAAGGGAGGAGCTAACCAAGCGTCGAGAGCGAGTGTCCAGGAAGAAAACCAAAATGGCGGCGGAGGCACCCCCGGACGCCGAGCGTTCGCTGACTCCCCTGAACGAAGAGTTGGAGTCTTTGAACGCTAACATCGACTACATCAACGACAGCATCGCAGACTGTCAAGCCAACATCATGCAGATGGAGGAGGCCAAG GAAGAAGGCGACACCGTGGACGTAACGGCGGTGGTCAGCTCGTGTAATCTATCAGAGGCTCGTTTCCTTTTGGATCATTTCATGACCATGGCCATCAATAAG GGTCTGCAAGCGGCTCAGAAGGACTCTCAGCTGAAGGTGATGGAGGGCCGGCTGAAGCAGACGGAGATCAACAGCGCCACGCAGAACCAGCTGCTGTTCCACATGCTGAAGGAGAAAGCCGAGATCAACCCCGAGCTGGACGCACTGCTGGGGAGCGCTCTCCAAG AGAACGGGGACGAAAGCAGCAGCGATGAGTCGAACGCCAGCCCGGCTGCAGACGGAAG CGCACCGCCGTCAGATCTGATGAAGTTTTGTGGCGACTCCCGTCCGAGAAATAAG GCTCGGAGGAGGACCGCTACACAGATGGAGCTTCTCTACGCCACCGCGGGAGATTCGCCCTTCGATTCGCCTGCCGGCGACTTCTCGGGACCTTTGCTTCCTCTCGCCGATCCGGATCCGGGCCGCGAATCCCCGTCTTCGATCTCGGCTCGCTCGGCCGGCGT CTTCCGATCGAGGTCACCGATAAGCAGCGCTGAGAGGCAGCAGCTTGAGCGCTCGCCTCTTACCCGCAGGAAAATGCAAGAAACTCCAACGGCTACATCAGGGAATGCCAAAACGCGAGC ATTGGATGAGTCTTCTGTATTTGACAGCCATAG AGGCGTAATCAGCCCCATAGAACCGCCCAAGACCAGCCGGGCGGCCAAACTTCAATGTGTGCACGTTGCCGAGGGACACACCAAGCCGGTACTCAGTGTGGACGTCACTGAAGATCTCCTCTTTACAGGATCCAAAG ATCGAACGTGTAAGGTGTGGAATTTGGTGACCGGTCAAGAGATCATGTCTTTAGCGGATCATCCTAGCAGTGTCGTCTCAGTCAG GTACACTTCCAGCCTGGTCTTTACCGTTTCCAATGCTTACATCAAAGTGTGGGATATAAGAGATTGCGCAAAATGTATACGCACGCTTAC GGCTTCGGGTCAAGTTGCGACGGGCGACACCTGTTCCTCAACCCGGAGTTTTTCCATCCCTCCGGGCGAAAGTCAGATCAACCAGATCGCCATCAATCCCGCCGGTTCCTTCCTGTATGCTGCCGCCGGGAATGCGGTCCGCATGTGGGATCTCCGCAA GTTCGCCTCTACCGGGAAGCTCACCGGCCATTTAGGAACCATCACGTGTCTGACGGTCGATAAATTAGGTAACGGACAAGACCTGGTCCTCACCGGCTCTAAAGACCATCACATTAAA ATGTTCGAGGTGACAGAAGGAGCTCAGGGGAGTATTGGTTCCTGCCACACGTTGGACCCCGCTCATCAGGAGAGCGTGGAGTCTCTGGCCTTGCACGGGGACTTTCTCTACAGCGGCTCCAAAGACCACTACATCAAAAAATGGGACTTGGCCAGTAGGCGGTTGTTGCAG AAGTCAGTCAATTCCCAGACGGATTGGGTTAGCGCTTTGGGCGTGGTTCCCGGCACTTTGGCGTTGCTCAGCGGATGCAGAGGCGGGCTTCTCCGCCTCTGGCACGTCGACTCACTAGCGCCCCTAGGGGACATCCAAGGCCATGACAGCCCCATTAACGGCCTGGCGACCAACAGCAGTCATCTGTTCACCGCCTCCGA TGATCGCACAGTGAAGATTTGGGAAGCCAAAGGATCTCTCGAGGATGGAGTCCTTTGA
- the LOC133145093 gene encoding kinesin-like protein KIF21A isoform X3: protein MSGGADESSVRVALRIRPQLAREKIEGCHICTYVMPGEPQVVLGKDKAFTYDFVLDMDTQQDAIYGHCTESLIEGCFEGYNATVFAYGQTGSGKTYTMGTGFDVNIGEDELGIIPRAVNHLFRGIEERRQAATEQGKPVPEFKINAQFLELYNEEVVDLFDATRDVEARRQKSSVRIHEDANGGIYTVGVTTRSVNSAAEMIQCLKLGALSRTTASTQMNVQSSRSHAIFTIHLCQVRMCSPDNDNAADNRQASDIDEFETLSAKFHFVDLAGSERLKRTGATGDRAKEGISINCGLLALGNVISALGDRSKRSTHVPYRDSKLTRLLQDSLGGNSQTLMIACISPSDRDFMETLNTLKYANRARNIKNKVMVNQDRASQQISALRTEMARLQMELMEYKTGKRMIGEDGMEGINDLVHENAMLQTDNNNLRVRVKAMQETIDAQRSRLTQILSDGANQALAKAGEGNEEIGNMIHNYIKEIEELRAKLLESEALNENLRKSLVRASTRSSLYAGPASFSPALEKEANDVIEMAKKDLEKLKKKEKKKKKSVIKEETPDNDQERGGNEAEVEGSDHEEVEDGDEDDSDSAGEETSEESGAEELDDKEDVQADLANITCEIAIKQKLIDELENSQRRLHTLKQQYEHKLVMLQNKIRDTQQERDKVLHNMGSVESCTEEKAKRIKAEYERKLSSMNKELQKLQSAQKEHARLLKNQSQYEKQLKKLQLDVTEMKKTKVALMRQMKEQQERNRATECKRNREIASLKKDQRRSEHQVKQLEAQKRQQELILRRKNEEVTALRRQVRPVSGKASRKVTLPEISEPFHRSAPGRPYSSGTSNGGRSSLIGRRYLSRNARVKWQSLERRVSDIIMQRMTISNMETDMNRVMKQREELTKRRERVSRKKTKMAAEAPPDAERSLTPLNEELESLNANIDYINDSIADCQANIMQMEEAKEEGDTVDVTAVVSSCNLSEARFLLDHFMTMAINKGLQAAQKDSQLKVMEGRLKQTEINSATQNQLLFHMLKEKAEINPELDALLGSALQENGDESSSDESNASPAADGSAPPSDLMKFCGDSRPRNKARRRTATQMELLYATAGDSPFDSPAGDFSGPLLPLADPDPGRESPSSISARSAGVFRSRSPISSAERQQLERSPLTRRKMQETPTATSGNAKTRALDESSVFDSHRGVISPIEPPKTSRAAKLQCVHVAEGHTKPVLSVDVTEDLLFTGSKDRTCKVWNLVTGQEIMSLADHPSSVVSVRYTSSLVFTVSNAYIKVWDIRDCAKCIRTLTASGQVATGDTCSSTRSFSIPPGESQINQIAINPAGSFLYAAAGNAVRMWDLRKFASTGKLTGHLGTITCLTVDKLGNGQDLVLTGSKDHHIKMFEVTEGAQGSIGSCHTLDPAHQESVESLALHGDFLYSGSKDHYIKKWDLASRRLLQKSVNSQTDWVSALGVVPGTLALLSGCRGGLLRLWHVDSLAPLGDIQGHDSPINGLATNSSHLFTASDDRTVKIWEAKGSLEDGVL, encoded by the exons ATGAGCGGTGGGGCGGATGAGAGCTCGGTGCGTGTCGCACTAAG GATTCGTCCTCAGCTGGCCCGAGAGAAGATCGAAGGCTGCCATATTTGTACTTACGTGATGCCCGGGGAGCCGCAGGTGGTCCTGGGCAAGGACAAGGCCTTCACGTACGACTTTGTCCTCGACATGGACACCCAGCAGGACGCCATTTACGGCCACTGCACCGAGAGTCTCATCGAGGGTTGCTTCGAGGGTTACAACGCGACCGTATTCGCATATGGACAG ACCGGTTCGGGGAAGACGTACACCATGGGAACCGGCTTCGACGTCAACATCGGCGAGGACGAGCTGGGTATCATTCCCAGGGCCGTCAATCACCTGTTCCGGGGCATCGAGGAACGGAGGCAGGCTGCCACCGAGCAGGGAAAGCCCGTTCCCGAGTTCAAGATTAACGCTCAGTTCCTAGAG CTATACAACGAGGAGGTGGTGGACCTGTTTGACGCCACGCGGGACGTGGAGGCCAGGAGGCAGAAGTCGAGCGTGCGCATCCACGAGGACGCCAACGGCGGCATCTACACGGTCGGCGTCACCACGCGCAGCGTCAACTCCGCGGCCGAG ATGATCCAGTGTCTGAAGCTGGGCGCCTTGTCCAGAACCACGGCCAGCACTCAGATGAACGTGCAGAGTTCACGCTCCCACGCTATCTTCACCATCCACCTGTGCCAAGTTCGAATGTGCTCACCCGATAAC GATAACGCGGCTGACAACCGCCAGGCGAGCGACATCGACGAGTTCGAGACGCTGTCGGCCAAGTTCCATTTTGTAGACCTGGCCGGTTCCGAGAGGCTTAAAAGAACCGGAGCCACCGGCGACCGGGCCAAAGAAGGCATCTCCATCAACTGTGGACTG CTTGCCCTGGGCAACGTGATCAGCGCACTCGGCGACAGGAGTAAGCGTTCCACCCACGTGCCTTACCGAGACTCCAAACTCACCCGTCTGCTGCAAGATTCACTCGGCGGGAACAG TCAAACGTTGATGATCGCTTGCATCAGCCCATCCGACCGTGACTTCATGGAGACCTTGAACACTCTGAAATACGCCAACCGGGCACGGAACATCAAAAATAAGGTGATGGTGAACCAGGATCGCGCTAGTCAGCAGATCAGCGCCTTGAGGACGGAGATGGCCCGGCTGCAGATGGAGCTGATGGAGTACAAAACG GGTAAGCGAATGATCGGCGAGGATGGCATGGAGGGCATCAACGACTTGGTCCACGAGAACGCCATGCTCCAGACGGACAATAACAATTTGAGGGTGAGGGTGAAGGCCATGCAGGAGACCATCGACGCCCAGCGAAGCAGACTCACGCAAATCCTCAGCGACGGAGCCAATCAGGCGCTGGCCAAAGCag GTGAAGGCAACGAGGAAATCGGCAACATGATCCACAACTACATCAAGGAAATCGAGGAGCTCAG GGCCAAACTTCTGGAGAGCGAGGCCCTCAACGAGAACCTGCGCAAGAGCCTGGTGCGCGCCTCCACTCGCTCGTCGCTGTACGCCGGCCCCGCCTCCTTCTCCCCGGCCCTCGAGAAAGAAGCCAACGACGTCATTGAGATGGCCAAGAAAGACCTGGAGAAGctcaagaagaaggagaagaagaagaaaaagag CGTTATTAAAGAAGAAACGCCCGACAATGATCAGGAACGAGGCGGCAACGAAGCAGAGGTG GAGGGAAGCGACCACGAGGAAGTCGAGGACGGCGATGAAGATGACTCGGATTCGGCGGGGGAGGAGACGTCCGAGGAGTCCGGCGCGGAGGAGCTAGACGAcaaag AAGACGTCCAGGCCGACTTGGCCAACATCACGTGCGAGATCGCCATCAAGCAGAAGCTGATCGACGAGTTGGAGAACAGCCAGCGCCGCCTCCATACGCTTAAGCAGCAGTACGAGCACAAGCTGGTCATGCTGCAGAATAAAATTCGAGACACGCAGCAGGAGAGGGACAAAGTGCTTCACAACAtgg GTTCAGTGGAGTCCTGCACCGAAGAGAAGGCCAAGAGGATCAAGGCCGAGTACGAGAGGAAGCTGAGCTCCATGAACAAGGAGCTGCAGAAGCTCCAGTCCGCTCAGAAGGAGCACGCTCGTCTCCTCAAGAACCAGTCGCAGTACGAGAAGCAGCTCAAGAAACTGCAGCTGGATGTCACGGAGATGAAGAAGACTAAG GTGGCACTAATGCGTCAGATGAAGGAGCAGCAGGAGCGTAACAGAGCCACCGAGTGCAAGAGGAACAGGGAGATTGCATCTCTGAAGAAAGACCAACGAAGATCTGAG CATCAAGTAAAACAGCTTGAGGCACAGAAGAGACAGCAGGAGTTAATTCTTCGTAGGAAGAACGAAGAA GTGACTGCTCTGAGGCGGCAGGTGAGGCCGGTGTCGGGCAAGGCGAGCAGGAAAGTCACCTTACCCGAAATCTCGGAACCGTTCCATCGGAGCGCCCCGGGTAGGCCGTACTCCTCGGGAACGTCCAACGGCGGCAG GAGTTCGCTAATAGGAAGGAGATACCTGAGCCGGAACGCCAGGGTCAAATGGCAATCATTGGAGCGGCGGGTCAGTGACATCATCATGCAGCGGATGACCATCTCCAACATGGAAACGGATATGAATCGAGTCATGAAG CAAAGGGAGGAGCTAACCAAGCGTCGAGAGCGAGTGTCCAGGAAGAAAACCAAAATGGCGGCGGAGGCACCCCCGGACGCCGAGCGTTCGCTGACTCCCCTGAACGAAGAGTTGGAGTCTTTGAACGCTAACATCGACTACATCAACGACAGCATCGCAGACTGTCAAGCCAACATCATGCAGATGGAGGAGGCCAAG GAAGAAGGCGACACCGTGGACGTAACGGCGGTGGTCAGCTCGTGTAATCTATCAGAGGCTCGTTTCCTTTTGGATCATTTCATGACCATGGCCATCAATAAG GGTCTGCAAGCGGCTCAGAAGGACTCTCAGCTGAAGGTGATGGAGGGCCGGCTGAAGCAGACGGAGATCAACAGCGCCACGCAGAACCAGCTGCTGTTCCACATGCTGAAGGAGAAAGCCGAGATCAACCCCGAGCTGGACGCACTGCTGGGGAGCGCTCTCCAAG AGAACGGGGACGAAAGCAGCAGCGATGAGTCGAACGCCAGCCCGGCTGCAGACGGAAG CGCACCGCCGTCAGATCTGATGAAGTTTTGTGGCGACTCCCGTCCGAGAAATAAG GCTCGGAGGAGGACCGCTACACAGATGGAGCTTCTCTACGCCACCGCGGGAGATTCGCCCTTCGATTCGCCTGCCGGCGACTTCTCGGGACCTTTGCTTCCTCTCGCCGATCCGGATCCGGGCCGCGAATCCCCGTCTTCGATCTCGGCTCGCTCGGCCGGCGT CTTCCGATCGAGGTCACCGATAAGCAGCGCTGAGAGGCAGCAGCTTGAGCGCTCGCCTCTTACCCGCAGGAAAATGCAAGAAACTCCAACGGCTACATCAGGGAATGCCAAAACGCGAGC ATTGGATGAGTCTTCTGTATTTGACAGCCATAG AGGCGTAATCAGCCCCATAGAACCGCCCAAGACCAGCCGGGCGGCCAAACTTCAATGTGTGCACGTTGCCGAGGGACACACCAAGCCGGTACTCAGTGTGGACGTCACTGAAGATCTCCTCTTTACAGGATCCAAAG ATCGAACGTGTAAGGTGTGGAATTTGGTGACCGGTCAAGAGATCATGTCTTTAGCGGATCATCCTAGCAGTGTCGTCTCAGTCAG GTACACTTCCAGCCTGGTCTTTACCGTTTCCAATGCTTACATCAAAGTGTGGGATATAAGAGATTGCGCAAAATGTATACGCACGCTTAC GGCTTCGGGTCAAGTTGCGACGGGCGACACCTGTTCCTCAACCCGGAGTTTTTCCATCCCTCCGGGCGAAAGTCAGATCAACCAGATCGCCATCAATCCCGCCGGTTCCTTCCTGTATGCTGCCGCCGGGAATGCGGTCCGCATGTGGGATCTCCGCAA GTTCGCCTCTACCGGGAAGCTCACCGGCCATTTAGGAACCATCACGTGTCTGACGGTCGATAAATTAGGTAACGGACAAGACCTGGTCCTCACCGGCTCTAAAGACCATCACATTAAA ATGTTCGAGGTGACAGAAGGAGCTCAGGGGAGTATTGGTTCCTGCCACACGTTGGACCCCGCTCATCAGGAGAGCGTGGAGTCTCTGGCCTTGCACGGGGACTTTCTCTACAGCGGCTCCAAAGACCACTACATCAAAAAATGGGACTTGGCCAGTAGGCGGTTGTTGCAG AAGTCAGTCAATTCCCAGACGGATTGGGTTAGCGCTTTGGGCGTGGTTCCCGGCACTTTGGCGTTGCTCAGCGGATGCAGAGGCGGGCTTCTCCGCCTCTGGCACGTCGACTCACTAGCGCCCCTAGGGGACATCCAAGGCCATGACAGCCCCATTAACGGCCTGGCGACCAACAGCAGTCATCTGTTCACCGCCTCCGA TGATCGCACAGTGAAGATTTGGGAAGCCAAAGGATCTCTCGAGGATGGAGTCCTTTGA